The DNA sequence AAAAAAGATGAAATCAAAAAAAGGGAAGATGAATTATTGAAGTTTGCGGATCTCACCGATTGGAAGCATGAAATGGTTGAAAACCTCTCAGGAGGGATGAAACATCGTGTTTCACTTATTTGCACTCTTATTCATCAGCCAAAACTTCTTTTTCTTGACGAACCAACAGTTGGGGTTGACCCTGAGCTAAGGGTTTCTTTTTGGAATTATTTTAACCAGTTGCGGAAAGCAGGAGTAACAATTCTCATAACCACCCATTACATGGATGAAGCACGGCGATGCGATAGAATAGGTTTTGTGCAGAAAGGTCATCTTATAGCAGAAGACACCCCTCAAAAATTACTTAAAGAGAGTGGAAAGGATTCTCTGGATGATGCATTTCTCGAGTTTTCTAAAAGAGACACTGCTCATATTGGGGTGGGACAATGAAATTTCACCGAGTTATGGCAGTTAGTCGGCGAGTGTTCCGTGACGTGGCCAATGATAAACGTAGCCTAGCAATGCTTTTTTTAGCACCAATCTTCGCCATGTGCATATTAGGAGTAGCATTCAGTGGTGATGTGAAGGATGTGGATATTATTATAGTTAATCAAGACCAAGGATTCACCCAACCCCTGGGTAAAACCACTTTTTTTTCAGAAAAAATTATTTCCAACCTGGATAACGAGATTTTGAACATTAAAAACATGAGTAATGTAGATGAAGCCAGACAAGATGTGAAAGATGGTAAAGCATCAGCAATTATAATATTTCCAAAAGAATTTAGTAAAAACACAATTTTAAACACTAAAAACTCATTTTATTCCAATAGTGCTGAAATACTTATTGAAGGGGATGATAGCGTAACTAACATAAAAAATACCATCCTTAAAACGGTTAGTGATGCATTATCTGACACAATGGCAGAAGAAGGAGTTAAACCTGCCATTAAAATAGTTTCAGACCCTATTTATGGTGGGGATGCTGAATTCGTAGATTTCTTTATCCCAGGAAATCTAGCCTTCGTAGTATACTTACTTACAACCATTCTCACCCTAATCACTTTCGTCGGAGAACGAGCAAATGGAACATTGGAAAGAGTGCTGGCCAGCCCAGTAACTGAAGGAGAGGTGGTAACTGGATACGCAATCACATTCGGAACATTAGGAACATTACAAGTCGCATTATTATTAGCAGTAGCCATTTTAGTATTCAACATAATTGTGGTGGGCAATGTATTCTTAGCATTTGGGGTAATAGCCATTCTGGCTGTAACTTGCCAAGCATTGGGAATATTATTATCTAGCCTATCTAAAAGGCCAGAACAAGCTATACAATTTTTCCCATTTGTTGTCTTACCAGCTTTCTTGCTTTCAGGTGTTTTTTGGCCCATCCAAGCCATACCTGAATGGTTAAGGCCTTTGTCATATTTGGTGCCTCCAACATATGCGGCAAATGCTTGCCGCGCCGTAATGCTTAAAGGATGGGGATTGGAAAAAATATGGTTAGATCTCTTGGTGCTAGTGATATTTGCTATACTGTTCCTTGTTCTGGCTGTATGGTCTTTAAGAAGAAGAAAAGAATAAAATGAGTATTTTTTTTTATAAATTCAAAAAAATCAATTCAGCCACTATACGGACTGTACAACAACCTACGGAAGCCCAAAACTATTAAAAATTTGTTTTTAACATTAATATTTCGTTTTTTTAGGACAATTCTCCGAAATAAATCTCCTAAACCACCACCAGTTAATACATCCATTACTAAATCTCCGTATTGAGGATTCTGGATATTAAGATTGGTTTCTAAGAAATTTTTAAGGTTGTCACGTCTTAAAAATGCTATAAGTAAAGAAGTAATGACAAAAAGAGTCATCACAATCAAAAACACTTCACAAGTTCCCCAATTGCAGAAATTTGCTATGTTCATCCCCAGTAGTGTGTATAATATTCCCAATCCTACTCCAAAGGAGTGGTTACCTACTTCACCCATCATTATTTTTCCTTGATAATCAAGGGGAGCATATCCAACACAAGCTGCAAGAAGTATTAAAGACAACGAATATGGATTTCCAGTGTTTAGATAAAGCAAAACCGACATTATTGTACTCATTACGATTACAGTGGAGGATGCTGTTCCTGGTTGCATGTCTGAGATGTTCAATGGTTGTATCATCAGTGCTATGATTATGGAAACTGGGCCAAAAAAGAAGTATCCCACCACCATAACCAGCAACATTCCTATGCCCCGTAAAAGTTGACCTAATTCAAATGGAAGTCCTCCATACCTTTTTCTACCAAGTAAATCATCTAAAAATGCGAATATTCCAATAATACCTATTAAATATTTTCCAGGTGGGGGGAAAAAGATTACAAGAACTATAAATGGGGCCAGTCCAACTGCTCTTGGTGTTCCTCCGCGAATAGTAGTGTAAAGGTTTCCTCCAATTCGAGGGAATAATTTGTAAAATAAAATGGTTAAAATACAGGAGAAAATAAAAGCCAATATGAGTACTGAGATTTCTGTAATGTTTATTCCTAAAATATTCATATAATTACTCTCCTGCAATATATCTACTCAATTGTTATGAATTTAATTTAAGGCATACCTCAACAAAGCTGCCAAGCCGCCTAGAGCACTGAGCTGTTTCCCCCCGTCATGTTCACTGCTCAAGACCATGACACTCCCTCCCAGATTTTCAGTCATATCCATTATTTTCTCAACATCTCTTTCTCGCAGTAGTTCATCAATAATCAGTAAATTTTCAATTGCACCTGCTTCAGCTGCAATTTTAGTTTCTTTTTTACCATAAACAACCTTGTTTGATGTTTTCCCAATTTCTTCTAAAACTCTGGCCATCATCCTGATTTCATGGGCAATTCTTCCTTCAGTAGCCATTTCTTCCAAGATCCCTTTCTGCAGCACTTCATAAATTCCAGTTCTGCCTCCTGCCCCAGTATTTTCTAATCTA is a window from the Methanobacterium sp. genome containing:
- a CDS encoding ABC transporter permease, whose amino-acid sequence is MKFHRVMAVSRRVFRDVANDKRSLAMLFLAPIFAMCILGVAFSGDVKDVDIIIVNQDQGFTQPLGKTTFFSEKIISNLDNEILNIKNMSNVDEARQDVKDGKASAIIIFPKEFSKNTILNTKNSFYSNSAEILIEGDDSVTNIKNTILKTVSDALSDTMAEEGVKPAIKIVSDPIYGGDAEFVDFFIPGNLAFVVYLLTTILTLITFVGERANGTLERVLASPVTEGEVVTGYAITFGTLGTLQVALLLAVAILVFNIIVVGNVFLAFGVIAILAVTCQALGILLSSLSKRPEQAIQFFPFVVLPAFLLSGVFWPIQAIPEWLRPLSYLVPPTYAANACRAVMLKGWGLEKIWLDLLVLVIFAILFLVLAVWSLRRRKE
- a CDS encoding ABC transporter ATP-binding protein, whose translation is MNIKKEHAILANKLTKKFKDFTAVDNFNLKVEKGEIYGLLGPNGAGKTTVIKMLASIINPTSGSAHVMDEKIPGGKVASKIGYMPQETGVYLGLTVEQNMNFYGRIFNLKKDEIKKREDELLKFADLTDWKHEMVENLSGGMKHRVSLICTLIHQPKLLFLDEPTVGVDPELRVSFWNYFNQLRKAGVTILITTHYMDEARRCDRIGFVQKGHLIAEDTPQKLLKESGKDSLDDAFLEFSKRDTAHIGVGQ
- a CDS encoding cell wall biosynthesis protein; this encodes MNILGINITEISVLILAFIFSCILTILFYKLFPRIGGNLYTTIRGGTPRAVGLAPFIVLVIFFPPPGKYLIGIIGIFAFLDDLLGRKRYGGLPFELGQLLRGIGMLLVMVVGYFFFGPVSIIIALMIQPLNISDMQPGTASSTVIVMSTIMSVLLYLNTGNPYSLSLILLAACVGYAPLDYQGKIMMGEVGNHSFGVGLGILYTLLGMNIANFCNWGTCEVFLIVMTLFVITSLLIAFLRRDNLKNFLETNLNIQNPQYGDLVMDVLTGGGLGDLFRRIVLKKRNINVKNKFLIVLGFRRLLYSPYSG